A portion of the Syntrophaceae bacterium genome contains these proteins:
- a CDS encoding DUF362 domain-containing protein, with protein sequence MKRRDFLKWTAVSSAGLALPVSLPMLGRIAQAAQWPDLVVARGTPTPQVVRAALDAMGGMKRFVARGDVVILKPNIGWDRTPQYAATTNPEVVGTLAKLCFEAGAKKVRVFDNTVNDARRCYRQSGIADAAAAAGAEMVVMDGRKYRDVKINGTALKSWPLYGEIFEADKLINVPIAKTHSLSGLTLGMKNWMGVMGGVRFRVHQRLDESLVDLCRVIKPTLTVLDAVRILTANGPTGGDLGDVKRLDTVVVGVDPVAVDAFGATLFGMKPADIGHVRLAAQAGLGVMDLSKLQIKRIGV encoded by the coding sequence ATGAAAAGGCGCGACTTTCTGAAATGGACGGCCGTTTCCTCCGCGGGGCTTGCGCTTCCCGTCAGCCTCCCCATGCTGGGGCGCATCGCGCAGGCTGCGCAGTGGCCGGACCTCGTCGTTGCCCGGGGGACCCCGACACCGCAGGTCGTCCGGGCGGCCCTGGATGCCATGGGGGGGATGAAGCGCTTTGTCGCCCGGGGCGATGTGGTGATCCTGAAACCCAACATCGGCTGGGACCGCACACCGCAGTACGCGGCGACCACGAACCCGGAGGTCGTGGGCACCCTGGCGAAGCTGTGCTTCGAGGCGGGTGCGAAGAAGGTCCGGGTCTTCGACAACACCGTCAACGACGCAAGACGCTGCTACAGGCAGAGCGGGATCGCCGATGCCGCCGCCGCGGCGGGGGCCGAGATGGTTGTCATGGACGGCCGGAAGTACAGGGACGTCAAGATCAACGGGACGGCGCTGAAGTCCTGGCCCCTCTACGGCGAGATCTTCGAGGCGGACAAGCTGATCAACGTTCCCATCGCCAAGACCCACAGCCTTTCGGGGCTGACCCTGGGCATGAAGAACTGGATGGGGGTCATGGGGGGCGTGCGGTTCCGCGTCCACCAGCGCCTCGACGAGAGCCTCGTCGACCTGTGCCGTGTCATCAAGCCGACGCTCACCGTGCTCGACGCCGTCCGGATTCTCACGGCCAACGGGCCGACCGGGGGCGATCTCGGCGACGTGAAGCGGCTGGACACGGTCGTCGTCGGTGTGGACCCGGTGGCTGTCGACGCCTTCGGAGCCACCCTCTTCGGCATGAAGCCCGCCGACATCGGGCATGTGAGGCTCGCGGCGCAGGCGGGCCTCGGGGTCATGGACCTCTCGAAGCTGCAGATCAAGAGGATCGGTGTCTGA
- a CDS encoding 4Fe-4S binding protein, translated as MSELTLTRARRIVQGFFLALFLFLFIQTESKGTDELGWPVKLFLDFDPLIVLTTFLAAHRVEGLFWLSFILVGLTLVLGRVFCGWVCPLGTLNNLAGSLRKKRPKAPGPGWFRVKYYLLIGLLASSLFGVQLAGILDPISLTIRSFALALYPAMSYAAASLFDALYRLNLPAVTPASEALYALLKKTLLPFQQPWFAQGTFIGLLFLGVLALNLVQRRFWCRFLCPLGALLGLLSRWSILRRSVSEECDSCGACAGVCQADAAPAAKEKGRAAECLVCNNCDDICPKNAVRFGFTKGRPATGLDLGRRNVMAAFFAGAFAVPLLRISPLARPRMSDARLIRPPGALEEGKFLQSCVRCGECMKVCITGGLQPTWLEGGLEGLWTPVLVPRIGYCEFNCTLCGQVCPTGAIRRLPLDEKQRVRLGHAAIDRGRCLPFAHATPCIVCEETCPTPKKAIWLEEVTVRDRGGRPVRLQQPHVDLTACIGCGACEKHCPVVGQPAIYVTVAGESRSPEHQLLLLDPAGSASPGT; from the coding sequence GTGTCTGAGTTGACCTTGACGCGCGCGCGGCGCATCGTCCAGGGGTTTTTCCTGGCCCTCTTTCTCTTTCTCTTCATCCAGACGGAGTCGAAGGGGACTGACGAGCTGGGATGGCCCGTGAAGCTCTTTCTCGACTTCGACCCCCTGATCGTCCTGACGACCTTTCTTGCCGCGCACCGCGTGGAGGGGCTCTTCTGGCTTTCATTCATCCTCGTGGGCCTGACGCTTGTGCTCGGGAGGGTTTTCTGCGGCTGGGTATGCCCCCTGGGCACGCTGAACAATCTGGCGGGCAGCCTGCGGAAGAAGCGGCCCAAGGCGCCCGGGCCCGGGTGGTTCCGGGTCAAGTATTATCTTCTCATCGGCCTTCTCGCCTCGTCGCTCTTCGGCGTGCAGCTGGCCGGCATCCTGGACCCCATCTCGCTGACCATCCGCTCCTTCGCGCTGGCCCTCTACCCCGCGATGAGCTACGCGGCCGCGTCCCTCTTCGACGCGCTGTACCGGCTGAACCTTCCTGCCGTCACCCCCGCCTCGGAGGCTCTCTACGCCCTGCTGAAAAAGACGCTCCTTCCCTTCCAGCAGCCCTGGTTTGCGCAGGGGACCTTCATCGGCCTTCTCTTTCTCGGCGTCCTTGCGCTGAACCTCGTGCAGCGGCGCTTCTGGTGCCGGTTTCTCTGCCCGCTGGGGGCCCTGCTGGGCCTGCTGTCGCGCTGGTCCATCCTGCGCCGGAGCGTGAGCGAGGAGTGCGATTCCTGCGGGGCCTGCGCCGGGGTCTGCCAGGCCGACGCCGCGCCGGCCGCAAAGGAGAAGGGACGGGCCGCGGAGTGCCTCGTCTGCAACAATTGCGATGACATCTGCCCGAAGAACGCCGTGCGCTTCGGCTTTACGAAGGGGCGCCCCGCGACAGGCCTCGACCTGGGCCGGAGAAACGTCATGGCGGCGTTCTTCGCGGGCGCCTTTGCCGTGCCCCTGCTGCGCATCTCGCCGCTTGCCAGGCCGCGGATGTCCGATGCGAGGCTCATCCGCCCGCCGGGGGCGCTCGAGGAAGGAAAATTCCTGCAGAGCTGCGTGCGCTGCGGGGAGTGCATGAAGGTCTGCATCACGGGCGGGCTCCAGCCCACATGGCTGGAGGGCGGTCTCGAGGGGCTCTGGACGCCCGTGCTCGTGCCGCGCATCGGGTACTGCGAGTTCAACTGCACCCTCTGCGGCCAGGTCTGCCCGACCGGGGCGATCCGCAGGCTGCCCCTGGATGAGAAACAGCGGGTGCGGTTGGGGCACGCCGCCATCGACAGGGGCCGCTGCCTGCCCTTCGCCCACGCCACGCCCTGCATCGTCTGCGAGGAGACCTGCCCGACGCCGAAAAAGGCCATCTGGCTCGAGGAGGTGACGGTGCGGGACCGCGGGGGGAGGCCCGTCCGGCTGCAGCAGCCCCACGTGGACCTCACGGCGTGCATCGGATGCGGGGCCTGCGAGAAGCACTGCCCCGTGGTGGGCCAGCCTGCCATCTACGTGACGGTTGCAGGCGAGTCGCGCTCGCCGGAGCATCAGCTCCTTCTGCTGGACCCGGCCGGGTCCGCATCGCCCGGGACATGA
- a CDS encoding DUF362 domain-containing protein — protein sequence MAAAVYFSETFGDDAIGRLFDKALADTGGRIGKEDRVAVKLHFGEEGNTRFVSPANLRPLLVRLARQNVNHFLTDANALYRGRRHNATDHLELARRHGFGALGVPILIADGERGEEETAVPIAGKIFRTVRIARRIAEARALVVVSHFKGHILFGFGGAIKNLGMGCGSRAGKLEMHSTLKPSIGEGCTLCGRCVEVCPADAILLGEDRAVIDPGKCEGCASCIAACEFDAVEIPWMALASSAVMERTAEYALGAVNGKPCVCVTFVNNIAKDCDCMADSELIGRDVGIVASVDPVACEQAAFDLVKARHGDVDIFKNATRMDGTHILAYAESIGLGRRDYSLIRL from the coding sequence ATGGCCGCTGCCGTCTATTTTTCCGAGACATTCGGCGACGATGCAATCGGCCGCCTCTTCGACAAGGCCCTGGCCGACACGGGAGGGCGGATCGGAAAGGAGGATCGAGTCGCCGTCAAGCTGCACTTCGGAGAGGAGGGAAACACCCGTTTCGTCTCCCCGGCCAACCTGCGGCCCCTTCTGGTTCGCCTGGCCAGGCAGAATGTCAATCACTTTCTCACTGATGCCAATGCCCTCTACCGGGGCAGGCGCCACAACGCGACGGACCATCTGGAGCTTGCCCGCAGGCACGGGTTTGGCGCCCTCGGGGTGCCCATCCTCATTGCCGACGGGGAGAGGGGAGAGGAGGAAACGGCAGTCCCGATCGCGGGGAAGATTTTCAGGACCGTGCGGATCGCCCGCCGCATCGCCGAGGCCCGGGCCCTCGTCGTCGTCTCCCACTTCAAGGGGCACATCCTCTTCGGGTTTGGGGGGGCCATCAAGAACCTAGGCATGGGGTGCGGTTCCCGGGCAGGGAAGCTCGAGATGCACTCCACCCTGAAACCCTCGATCGGCGAGGGCTGCACCCTGTGCGGCCGGTGCGTCGAGGTCTGCCCCGCAGACGCGATCCTCCTGGGGGAGGACAGGGCCGTCATCGACCCCGGGAAATGCGAAGGGTGCGCGAGCTGCATCGCCGCCTGCGAATTCGACGCCGTCGAGATTCCCTGGATGGCCCTGGCCTCGAGCGCCGTCATGGAGAGGACAGCCGAGTATGCCCTGGGGGCCGTAAACGGGAAACCCTGCGTCTGCGTGACCTTTGTCAACAACATCGCCAAGGACTGCGACTGCATGGCCGACAGCGAGCTCATCGGGCGCGACGTGGGCATCGTCGCCTCCGTCGACCCCGTGGCCTGCGAGCAGGCCGCCTTCGATCTGGTGAAGGCCCGGCATGGCGACGTCGACATCTTCAAGAACGCGACGCGGATGGATGGGACCCACATCCTCGCCTATGCCGAGTCCATCGGGCTCGGCCGACGGGACTATTCGCTGATCCGGCTGTGA
- a CDS encoding diguanylate cyclase yields the protein MENNGQSENKTRILIVDDHVELRDMLREAMVIYGYECLTAGNGREALECLAVNAVDVVLTDIKMPEMDGLELTEHIKQHHDVGVIVITGYTDDYNYEDIITKGASDFMVKPVAIPELDLRIKRVVREKALLRERNLAMEKLRESEQRYQELSITDGLTKLFNSRQFYAVLHGEIERSNRYDHPLTVLMLDIDDFKKYNDTYGHLEGDRVLSRFAEILRDCLRQTDSAYRYGGEEFAVILPSTKGEQGIITAERVRLALKNEIFRPRPDTEIRVTVSIGLAQHAKNEEMMDFLRRADQNLYRAKAAGKNQVCFTQTT from the coding sequence ATGGAAAACAACGGACAGAGCGAGAACAAGACCCGTATTCTGATCGTCGACGACCACGTCGAGCTTCGCGACATGCTGCGGGAGGCGATGGTCATTTACGGTTACGAGTGCCTGACGGCAGGCAACGGCCGCGAGGCCCTGGAGTGCCTGGCCGTCAATGCCGTTGACGTGGTGCTGACGGACATCAAGATGCCGGAGATGGACGGCCTCGAACTCACGGAGCACATCAAGCAGCATCACGACGTGGGTGTCATCGTGATAACGGGCTACACCGACGACTACAACTACGAGGACATCATCACGAAGGGGGCAAGCGACTTCATGGTCAAGCCCGTGGCCATCCCCGAGCTGGATCTTCGGATCAAGCGCGTGGTGAGGGAGAAGGCCCTCCTTCGGGAGCGCAACCTCGCCATGGAGAAGCTCAGGGAGAGCGAGCAGCGGTACCAGGAGCTGAGCATCACCGACGGCCTGACGAAACTGTTCAACTCGCGCCAGTTCTATGCGGTCCTGCACGGCGAGATCGAGCGCTCCAACCGCTACGACCACCCGCTCACCGTGCTGATGCTCGACATCGACGATTTCAAGAAGTACAACGACACCTACGGGCATCTCGAGGGCGACCGCGTCCTGTCGCGGTTCGCCGAGATCCTACGCGATTGTCTGCGCCAGACCGACTCGGCCTACCGGTACGGCGGAGAGGAGTTTGCCGTCATCCTGCCGTCCACGAAGGGCGAGCAGGGGATCATCACGGCCGAGCGCGTTCGGCTCGCACTGAAAAACGAGATCTTCAGACCGCGCCCCGACACCGAGATCCGGGTCACCGTGAGCATCGGGCTGGCCCAGCACGCCAAGAATGAAGAGATGATGGACTTCCTGCGCCGGGCGGACCAGAACCTCTACAGGGCCAAGGCCGCCGGAAAGAACCAGGTCTGCTTCACGCAGACGACCTGA
- a CDS encoding DUF1893 domain-containing protein, producing the protein MQDLQTVPGMPTPDFDRYSLALFDGDRMVFSSGKEGLRPLVECIRACRGLYRGCELHDRAIGLAAAKLTVASGMIARIVARRASAGAAAFLERRDVPLTAGEVVPILLNRERTAPCPMEQKASATEDPDQFLREIDALFT; encoded by the coding sequence TTGCAGGACCTCCAGACGGTACCCGGTATGCCGACGCCCGACTTCGACCGCTACAGCCTGGCCCTCTTCGACGGGGACCGCATGGTCTTTTCTTCCGGGAAGGAGGGGCTTCGGCCCCTCGTGGAGTGCATCCGGGCCTGCCGGGGACTCTATCGCGGCTGCGAGCTCCACGACCGCGCCATCGGCTTGGCGGCGGCGAAGCTCACCGTCGCCTCGGGGATGATCGCCCGGATCGTCGCCCGGAGGGCTTCCGCCGGGGCCGCGGCATTCTTGGAGCGCCGCGACGTCCCGCTCACCGCCGGCGAGGTCGTGCCGATCCTCCTGAACCGCGAGCGGACGGCCCCCTGCCCCATGGAACAGAAGGCCTCGGCGACGGAAGACCCGGATCAATTTCTCAGGGAGATCGACGCCCTCTTCACATGA
- a CDS encoding DUF362 domain-containing protein codes for MSKVIARQATYDYDRLKPAVFGILDAVGGAGIAPGRRVLIKPNFLSPAKPGDAMLTHPLVIRAVAEYALARGGRVRIGDSPALGSFDRILKTSGTRDALAGLDVECAEFSASRKVDIGEPFGTIDLAADALDADIVINLPKLKTHGMMQLTLGVKNLFGCVVGLRKPEWHMRAGVNRDLFARLLVQICRTVNPAVTLLDGILAMEGEGPGKSGRPRRLGVLMGSADTVAVDRAVCTLVGMDPEALPTNRAARQLGMAGGEIEIDGVLPEVGDYEIPGIRASGRLAGLLRERLVAKPVADDDACTLCGECREYCPAKAITTDGNRIRFDYAACIRCFCCLEVCPRGALRIHESLPARLVRTLTDRKP; via the coding sequence ATGTCCAAGGTCATCGCCCGGCAGGCGACGTACGATTACGACCGGCTCAAACCGGCGGTCTTCGGGATCCTCGATGCCGTCGGGGGCGCCGGGATCGCGCCGGGCCGGCGCGTCCTGATCAAGCCGAACTTTCTCTCGCCGGCAAAGCCGGGCGACGCGATGCTCACGCACCCGCTCGTCATCCGGGCGGTTGCGGAATACGCCCTGGCAAGAGGGGGGCGGGTCCGGATCGGCGACAGCCCGGCCTTGGGCTCGTTCGATCGGATCCTGAAAACCAGCGGGACGCGCGATGCCCTGGCGGGACTCGACGTGGAGTGCGCCGAGTTTTCCGCATCCCGGAAGGTCGACATCGGCGAGCCCTTCGGCACGATCGACCTGGCCGCTGACGCCCTCGACGCGGACATCGTCATCAACCTCCCCAAGCTCAAGACCCACGGGATGATGCAGCTCACCCTGGGGGTGAAGAACCTCTTCGGCTGCGTCGTCGGTCTGCGGAAGCCCGAGTGGCACATGCGGGCGGGTGTCAACCGCGATCTCTTCGCGCGTCTTCTCGTCCAGATCTGCCGCACCGTGAACCCGGCGGTGACCCTCCTGGACGGCATCCTCGCCATGGAGGGCGAGGGGCCCGGCAAGAGCGGAAGGCCGCGCCGCCTCGGGGTTCTCATGGGAAGCGCCGACACGGTCGCCGTCGACCGCGCGGTCTGCACCCTCGTCGGCATGGACCCCGAGGCGCTGCCGACGAACCGGGCCGCCCGGCAACTGGGCATGGCCGGCGGGGAGATCGAGATCGACGGGGTGCTCCCCGAGGTCGGAGACTACGAGATCCCCGGCATCCGTGCATCGGGCAGGCTCGCGGGACTTCTGCGGGAGCGGCTCGTCGCCAAGCCCGTCGCCGATGACGACGCCTGCACGCTGTGCGGGGAGTGCCGGGAATACTGCCCGGCGAAGGCCATCACCACGGACGGAAACCGGATCCGGTTCGACTACGCGGCATGCATCCGCTGCTTCTGTTGCCTCGAGGTCTGCCCCCGCGGGGCGCTGCGGATCCACGAGTCCCTCCCCGCGAGGCTCGTGAGGACCTTGACCGACAGGAAGCCGTGA
- a CDS encoding tetraprenyl-beta-curcumene synthase family protein: MGVPGNFVTLTHIAMTRVLPAVHRFLAGWREKAMKIPDPELRHQALMSIGNKTFHCEGGGIYTLLAGEHARETMRFIVAYQTISDYLDNLCDRGTSRDPEDFRALHTALADALTPGAEPGDYYRCRSEKDDGGYLPALVRTCQNVLKDHPAQGRIAPHLHELAGYYRELQVHKHVAAGEVRPRLEAWHAGYRDRFPGIRWQEFCAASGSTLGVFSLVAQSWAGELSDEALQGIKEAYFPWVQGLHILLDYCVDRDEDRLAGELNFCDYYRDEGEMAERFIHFYRMSDRALGGLPNPGFQRMLLKGVLAVYLSDVKMSRQGSRAKRLSRRLLREGGPLAWFFFANCWIYRRARNT, from the coding sequence ATGGGGGTTCCCGGAAATTTCGTAACGCTGACGCACATCGCCATGACGCGGGTCCTGCCCGCCGTGCACCGGTTTCTCGCGGGGTGGAGGGAAAAGGCGATGAAGATCCCCGACCCCGAGCTTCGGCACCAGGCCCTCATGAGCATCGGGAACAAGACCTTCCACTGCGAAGGCGGCGGGATCTACACCCTGCTTGCGGGGGAGCACGCCCGGGAGACGATGCGCTTCATCGTCGCCTACCAGACGATCAGTGACTACCTCGACAACCTCTGTGACCGGGGGACCTCGCGCGACCCGGAGGATTTCCGGGCCTTGCACACGGCCCTGGCGGATGCCCTGACCCCTGGGGCCGAGCCCGGCGACTACTACCGCTGCCGTTCGGAAAAGGACGACGGGGGCTACCTGCCCGCCCTCGTCCGGACCTGCCAGAACGTCCTGAAGGATCACCCGGCGCAGGGGCGGATCGCCCCGCACCTTCACGAGCTCGCCGGCTATTACCGCGAGCTGCAGGTGCACAAGCACGTGGCGGCCGGGGAGGTCAGGCCGCGCCTCGAGGCGTGGCATGCCGGGTACCGGGACAGGTTTCCCGGTATCCGCTGGCAGGAGTTCTGTGCCGCCTCGGGCTCCACGCTGGGGGTCTTCTCTCTCGTCGCGCAGAGCTGGGCGGGCGAACTTTCCGATGAGGCCCTGCAGGGGATCAAGGAGGCCTATTTCCCGTGGGTTCAGGGTCTCCACATCCTGCTCGACTACTGCGTGGACCGCGACGAGGACCGCTTGGCCGGGGAGCTGAACTTCTGTGATTACTACCGCGACGAAGGCGAGATGGCCGAGCGGTTCATCCATTTCTACCGGATGTCGGACCGGGCGCTCGGCGGGCTGCCGAACCCGGGGTTTCAGCGCATGCTGCTCAAGGGCGTGCTCGCGGTGTACCTCTCGGACGTGAAGATGAGCCGCCAGGGCAGCCGCGCGAAGAGACTCTCCAGGCGGCTCCTTCGGGAGGGCGGACCGCTGGCCTGGTTCTTTTTCGCCAACTGCTGGATCTATCGCCGGGCGAGGAATACCTGA
- a CDS encoding redoxin domain-containing protein, with protein sequence MKLKVGQKAPNFTLPSHLDRKVTLSKCLGKGPVVIAFFPLAWTPV encoded by the coding sequence ATGAAACTCAAGGTCGGACAGAAAGCCCCCAACTTCACCCTGCCGAGTCATCTCGACAGGAAGGTGACCCTCTCGAAGTGCCTCGGCAAGGGCCCTGTCGTCATCGCGTTCTTCCCCCTGGCCTGGACGCCGGTCTGA
- a CDS encoding redoxin domain-containing protein yields the protein MAKFEELNAQVLGISVDHVPCLKAWAESLGGISFPLLSDFCPQAAVAKKYGVKRKEGFSERAIFVLDRYGIIRYIDIHDIDDRPKNKVLFAELKKVIRLESELEKVAAAKRRPGAKKARRETGPLRPSSIEKKSPRQP from the coding sequence ATGGCCAAGTTCGAGGAGCTCAATGCCCAGGTCCTGGGCATCAGCGTCGATCACGTCCCCTGCCTCAAGGCCTGGGCGGAGAGCCTCGGCGGGATTTCCTTCCCGCTGCTCAGCGATTTCTGCCCCCAGGCCGCCGTTGCGAAAAAGTACGGCGTCAAGAGAAAGGAGGGGTTCTCGGAGCGGGCGATCTTCGTCCTCGACAGGTACGGGATCATCCGCTACATCGACATCCACGACATCGACGACCGGCCCAAGAACAAGGTCCTGTTCGCCGAGCTCAAGAAGGTGATCCGGCTGGAAAGCGAGCTGGAGAAGGTCGCAGCAGCGAAACGAAGACCCGGGGCGAAAAAGGCCCGCAGGGAAACGGGCCCCCTACGCCCCTCGTCGATTGAAAAGAAGTCACCCAGGCAGCCATGA
- a CDS encoding 2-dehydropantoate 2-reductase has translation MNPPIETIAIIGAGALGAAYGSILYDMDPKCVCFIAGGPRFEKLKRDGVVVNGRRYAIAVVRPEEAAPADLLIVAVKHYHLDQAIAEMKHAVGPATTVLSVMNGIDSEERIGAVYGMDRVVYGLTLGIDAVREGNSVRYTNQGRIFFGEAKNPSMTERVRRIHELFDRAGIAHVIPPDMIRSLWFKFMVNVGANQASAVLRANYGTLRTSPEARELMDSAMREVIALAGALKVDLSEKDIGEWYKVLEGLGADGKTSMFQDVEAGRKTEVEMLAGTVIELGERHGIATPVNRRLFDELKRIEAESGARA, from the coding sequence ATGAACCCTCCCATTGAAACCATCGCCATCATCGGCGCCGGGGCCCTCGGGGCGGCCTACGGCAGCATCCTCTACGACATGGACCCGAAGTGCGTCTGCTTCATCGCAGGCGGCCCCCGGTTCGAAAAGCTGAAGCGCGACGGCGTCGTCGTGAACGGCAGGCGCTACGCGATCGCCGTGGTGAGACCCGAAGAGGCCGCCCCGGCGGACCTGCTCATCGTGGCCGTCAAGCACTACCATCTGGACCAGGCCATCGCCGAGATGAAGCATGCCGTCGGCCCCGCGACGACGGTCCTCTCCGTCATGAACGGCATCGACAGCGAGGAGCGCATCGGCGCGGTCTACGGCATGGACCGGGTGGTCTACGGCCTCACCCTCGGGATCGACGCCGTGCGGGAGGGCAACAGCGTCCGCTACACCAACCAGGGGCGCATCTTCTTCGGCGAGGCGAAGAACCCCTCCATGACGGAACGGGTCCGGCGCATCCACGAACTGTTCGACCGCGCAGGGATCGCCCACGTGATCCCCCCGGACATGATCCGCAGCCTCTGGTTCAAGTTCATGGTCAACGTGGGTGCCAACCAAGCCTCGGCCGTCCTGCGGGCGAATTACGGGACCCTCCGGACGTCCCCCGAGGCCAGGGAGCTCATGGATTCAGCCATGCGGGAGGTCATCGCGCTGGCCGGGGCCCTGAAGGTGGATCTCTCCGAGAAGGACATCGGGGAATGGTACAAGGTCCTCGAAGGGCTCGGCGCAGACGGCAAGACCTCCATGTTCCAGGATGTCGAGGCCGGGCGGAAAACCGAGGTGGAAATGCTTGCCGGAACGGTCATCGAACTCGGGGAGCGTCACGGGATTGCGACGCCGGTGAACCGGCGCCTCTTCGACGAACTGAAACGGATCGAGGCCGAATCGGGGGCGAGGGCCTGA
- a CDS encoding cysteine hydrolase, translating into MKRALLLVDIQNDYFTGGAMPLVGMEAAAGKASMLLELFRNRSEPVFHIRHVSKRPGATFFLPGTEGAEIHPAVEPLPGEPVLTKVFPNSFRGTDLQDLLRKEGVGHLVICGAMSHMCIDATARAAFDLGFRCTVVEDACATRNLAFKGESVPAWAVHGAFMAALQGIYAEVVSAGGFMTSVQG; encoded by the coding sequence ATGAAGCGGGCGCTGCTGCTGGTGGACATCCAGAACGACTACTTCACGGGCGGGGCCATGCCGCTCGTGGGCATGGAGGCGGCGGCCGGAAAGGCAAGTATGCTCCTTGAACTGTTTCGAAATCGGTCCGAGCCCGTCTTTCACATCCGGCATGTCTCGAAGCGCCCCGGGGCGACCTTCTTCCTGCCCGGGACGGAAGGGGCCGAGATTCACCCCGCCGTCGAGCCGCTTCCGGGGGAGCCGGTGCTGACCAAGGTTTTCCCGAACAGCTTCCGGGGCACGGACCTCCAGGACTTGCTGCGCAAGGAAGGAGTGGGGCATCTCGTCATCTGCGGCGCCATGTCCCACATGTGCATCGACGCCACCGCGAGGGCGGCCTTCGACCTGGGGTTCCGGTGCACCGTCGTCGAGGACGCCTGCGCCACGAGAAATCTCGCCTTCAAGGGAGAGTCCGTCCCGGCCTGGGCCGTCCACGGCGCCTTCATGGCGGCCCTGCAGGGGATCTACGCGGAGGTGGTGTCGGCCGGCGGGTTCATGACATCCGTGCAGGGCTGA
- a CDS encoding C_GCAxxG_C_C family protein, which translates to MKGEEAEVKERRVEEAVKRHQSGFSCAQAILATYGPELGMDRETALKVAGGFGSGMGRMAGTCGAVTGAYMVIGLLHGMTRADDQQQKERSYEVVRRFAEMFRRRHGSLECRELMGVDVSRPEGLAVARQKNIFRTVCPGYVRGAAEILEEILAESGGAAGTGAANLFPLYREE; encoded by the coding sequence ATGAAAGGGGAGGAAGCTGAGGTGAAAGAGCGGCGCGTCGAAGAAGCGGTAAAACGGCATCAGAGCGGCTTCAGCTGCGCCCAGGCGATCCTGGCGACCTACGGGCCGGAACTGGGAATGGACCGCGAGACGGCGCTGAAGGTGGCCGGCGGGTTCGGCAGCGGCATGGGCCGCATGGCGGGGACCTGCGGGGCCGTGACGGGGGCCTACATGGTCATCGGCCTTCTCCACGGCATGACGAGGGCGGACGACCAGCAGCAGAAGGAGCGCTCCTACGAGGTCGTGCGCCGCTTCGCGGAGATGTTCAGGCGGCGCCATGGGTCGCTGGAGTGCCGGGAACTGATGGGGGTCGACGTGAGCAGGCCCGAGGGGCTTGCCGTCGCAAGGCAGAAAAACATCTTCCGGACCGTCTGCCCCGGGTACGTGCGCGGCGCGGCGGAGATCCTCGAGGAGATCCTTGCCGAATCCGGCGGTGCGGCAGGCACAGGGGCGGCCAACCTGTTCCCGCTCTACCGGGAGGAGTGA